The following proteins are co-located in the Dromiciops gliroides isolate mDroGli1 chromosome 2, mDroGli1.pri, whole genome shotgun sequence genome:
- the RBM25 gene encoding RNA-binding protein 25 isoform X1: protein MISPVRMSFPPHLNRPPMGIPALPPGIPPPQFPGFPPPVPPGTPMIPVPMSIMTPAPTVLVPTVSMVGKHLGARKDHPGLKNKENDENSGPTTTVFVGNISEKASDMLIRQLLAKCGLVLSWKRVQGASGKLQAFGFCEYKEPESTLRALRLLHDLQIGEKKLLVKVDAKTKAQLDEWKAKRKASNGVGDFSEFALFPKNARPETTNDEDEALDEETKRRDQIIKGAIEVLIREYSSELNAPSQESDSHPRKKKKEKKEDIFRRFPVAPLIPYPLITKEDINAIEMEEDKRDLISREISKFRDTHKKLEEEKGKKEKERQEIEKERRERERERERERERREREREREREREREKEKERERERERDRDRDRTKERDRDRERERDRDRDRERSSDRNKDRSRSREKSRDREREREREREREREREREREREREREREREREREKDKKRDREEDEEDAYERRKLERKLREKEAAYQERLKNWEIRERKKTREYEKEAEREEERRREMAKEAKRLKEFLEDYDDDRDDPKYYRGSALQKRLRDREKEMEADERDRKREKEELEEIRQRLLAEGHPDPDAELQRMEQEAERRRQPQIKQEPESEEEEEEKQEKEEKREEPIEEEEEPEQKPCLKPTLRPISSAPSVSSASGNATPNTPGDESPCGIIIPHENSPDQQQPEEHRPKIGLSLKLGASNSPGQPNAVKRKKLPVDSVFNKFEDEDSDDVPRKRKLVPLDYGEDDKSSTKGTVNTEEKRKHIKSLIEKIPTAKPELFAYPLDWSIVDSTLMERRIRPWINKKIIEYIGEEEATLVDFVCSKVMAHSSPQSILDDVAMVLDEEAEVFIVKMWRLLIYETEAKKIGLVK, encoded by the exons ggACCCCAATGATTCCTGTACCAATGAGCATTATGACTCCTGCTCCAACT gtTTTAGTGCCCACTGTGTCCATGGTTGGAAAGCATTTGGGAGCCAGAAAAGACCATCCAGGCCTAAAGAACAAAGAGAATGATGAAAACAGTGGGCCCACGACTACAGTTTTTGTGGGCAACATTTCTGAGAAAGCCTCTGACATGCTAATTAGGCAGCTCCTAGCC AAATGTGGTTTAGTTTTGAGCTGGAAAAGAGTTCAAGGTGCATCTGGAAAACTTCAAG CCTTTGGGTTCTGTGAATATAAAGAACCTGAATCTACCCTCCGTGCTCTTCGGTTATTGCATGATCTTCAGATTGGTGAGAAGAAGCTCTTAGTTAAAGTTGATGCGAAGACTAAGGCACAGTTAGATGAATGGAAAGCGAAGAGGAAAGCGTCCAATGGG gtTGGTGATTTTTCTGAATTTGCCTTGTTTCCCAAGAATGCCAGGCCAGAGACTACAAATGATGAGGATGAAGCcttagatgaagaaacaaaaagaagagatCAGATCATTAAAGGGGCCATTGAAGTGTTAATACGGGAATACTCCAGCGAGCTCAATGCCCCCTCCCAGGAATCTGACTCTCAccccaggaagaagaaaaaggaaaagaaggaggac ATTTTCCGCAGATTTCCAGTGGCCCCACTGATCCCTTATCCACTCATCACCAAG GAAGACATAAACGCTATAGAAATGGAAGAAGACAAAAGAGACCTGATATCACGAGAGATCAGTAAATTCAGAGACACACACAAG AaactggaagaagagaaaggcaaaaaggagaaagagagacaggaaattgagaaagaacggagagaaagagagagggaacgTGAAAGGGAACGAGAAAGGCGAGAACGGGAacgagaaagggaaagagaacgTGAacgagaaaaggagaaggaacgGGAGCGGGAACGAGAGCGGGATAGGGACCGAGACCGGACCAAGGAGAGAGACCGAGaccgggagagagagagagaccgagaccgGGACCGGGAAAGGAGCTCAGACCGTAATAAAGATCGGAGTCGATCCCG AGAGAAGAGCAGAGACCGTGAACGAGAacgggaaagggaaagagagagagaacgggAGCGTGAGCGGGAAAGAGAacgggaaagggaaagagagagagaacgggaacgagagagagaaaaagacaagaaaagagaccgagaagaggatgaagaagatgCTTATGAACGGCGAAAGCTAGAGAGAAAATTACGGGAGAAGGAAGCTGCTTATCAAGAG CGACTTAAGAATTGGGAGATCAGAGAACGGAAGAAAACTAGAGAATATGAAAAAGAGgctgaaagagaagaagagagacgACGAGAAATG GCAAAAGAAGCCAAACGGCTAAAAGAATTCTTGGAGGATTATGATGATGACAGAGATGATCCTAAATATTATAG GGGTAGTGCACTTCAGAAAAGACTGCGTgacagggagaaagaaatggaagcagatgAACgagataggaagagagaaaaggaggagttagaagaaataaGACAGCGTCTTCTGGCAGAAGGACATCCAGACCCAGATGCAGAACTCCAAAGA ATGGAACAAGAAGCTGAAAGGCGCAGGCAACCACAAATAAAGCAGGAGCCAGAgtctgaggaagaggaagaagagaagcaagagaaagaagaaaaacgaGAAGAGCCcatagaagaagaggaggagccaGAGCAAAAACCTTGTCTTAAACCAACCTTGAGGCCCATCAGCTCAGCCCCATCAGTTTCATCTGCTAGTGGCAATGCAACCCCCAATACTCCTGGGGATGAATCTCCCTGTGGCATTATCATCCCCCATGAAAACTCACCAGATCAACAGCAACCTGAGGAACACAGGCCAAAAATAGGATTAAGTCTTAAACTGG GTGCTTCCAATAGTCCTGGCCAACCCAATGCTGTAAAGAGAAAGAAGCTCCCTGTGGATAGTGTCTTCAACAAATTTGAGGATGAAGACAGTGATGATGTACCCCGGAAAAGGAAACTGGTTCCTTTAGATTATGGTGAAGATGATAAAAGTTCCACGAAAGGCACTGTTAACACAGAAGAAAAGCGCAAACATATCAAAAGTCTCATTGAGAAAATCCCGACGGCTAAACCTGAGCTCTTTGCATATCCCCTTGATTGGTCTATTGTAGATTCT ACATTAATGGAACGCCGAATTAGACCATGGATTAATAAGAAAATCATAGAATATATAGGTGAAGAAGAAGCCACGTTAGTTGATTTTGTTTGTTCTAAG gtTATGGCCCATAGTTCACCACAAAGTATATTAGATGATGTTGCCATG GTACTAGATGAAGAAGCAGAAGTTTTTATAGTCAAAATGTGGAGATTATTGATATATGAAACAGAAGCCAAGAAAATTGGTCTTGTGAagtaa
- the RBM25 gene encoding RNA-binding protein 25 isoform X4 — MISPVRMSFPPHLNRPPMGIPALPPGIPPPQFPGFPPPVPPGTPMIPVPMSIMTPAPTVLVPTVSMVGKHLGARKDHPGLKNKENDENSGPTTTVFVGNISEKASDMLIRQLLAKCGLVLSWKRVQGASGKLQAFGFCEYKEPESTLRALRLLHDLQIGEKKLLVKVDAKTKAQLDEWKAKRKASNGVGDFSEFALFPKNARPETTNDEDEALDEETKRRDQIIKGAIEVLIREYSSELNAPSQESDSHPRKKKKEKKEDEDINAIEMEEDKRDLISREISKFRDTHKKLEEEKGKKEKERQEIEKERRERERERERERERREREREREREREREKEKERERERERDRDRDRTKERDRDRERERDRDRDRERSSDRNKDRSRSREKSRDREREREREREREREREREREREREREREREREREKDKKRDREEDEEDAYERRKLERKLREKEAAYQERLKNWEIRERKKTREYEKEAEREEERRREMAKEAKRLKEFLEDYDDDRDDPKYYRGSALQKRLRDREKEMEADERDRKREKEELEEIRQRLLAEGHPDPDAELQRMEQEAERRRQPQIKQEPESEEEEEEKQEKEEKREEPIEEEEEPEQKPCLKPTLRPISSAPSVSSASGNATPNTPGDESPCGIIIPHENSPDQQQPEEHRPKIGLSLKLGASNSPGQPNAVKRKKLPVDSVFNKFEDEDSDDVPRKRKLVPLDYGEDDKSSTKGTVNTEEKRKHIKSLIEKIPTAKPELFAYPLDWSIVDSTLMERRIRPWINKKIIEYIGEEEATLVDFVCSKVMAHSSPQSILDDVAMVLDEEAEVFIVKMWRLLIYETEAKKIGLVK, encoded by the exons ggACCCCAATGATTCCTGTACCAATGAGCATTATGACTCCTGCTCCAACT gtTTTAGTGCCCACTGTGTCCATGGTTGGAAAGCATTTGGGAGCCAGAAAAGACCATCCAGGCCTAAAGAACAAAGAGAATGATGAAAACAGTGGGCCCACGACTACAGTTTTTGTGGGCAACATTTCTGAGAAAGCCTCTGACATGCTAATTAGGCAGCTCCTAGCC AAATGTGGTTTAGTTTTGAGCTGGAAAAGAGTTCAAGGTGCATCTGGAAAACTTCAAG CCTTTGGGTTCTGTGAATATAAAGAACCTGAATCTACCCTCCGTGCTCTTCGGTTATTGCATGATCTTCAGATTGGTGAGAAGAAGCTCTTAGTTAAAGTTGATGCGAAGACTAAGGCACAGTTAGATGAATGGAAAGCGAAGAGGAAAGCGTCCAATGGG gtTGGTGATTTTTCTGAATTTGCCTTGTTTCCCAAGAATGCCAGGCCAGAGACTACAAATGATGAGGATGAAGCcttagatgaagaaacaaaaagaagagatCAGATCATTAAAGGGGCCATTGAAGTGTTAATACGGGAATACTCCAGCGAGCTCAATGCCCCCTCCCAGGAATCTGACTCTCAccccaggaagaagaaaaaggaaaagaaggaggac GAAGACATAAACGCTATAGAAATGGAAGAAGACAAAAGAGACCTGATATCACGAGAGATCAGTAAATTCAGAGACACACACAAG AaactggaagaagagaaaggcaaaaaggagaaagagagacaggaaattgagaaagaacggagagaaagagagagggaacgTGAAAGGGAACGAGAAAGGCGAGAACGGGAacgagaaagggaaagagaacgTGAacgagaaaaggagaaggaacgGGAGCGGGAACGAGAGCGGGATAGGGACCGAGACCGGACCAAGGAGAGAGACCGAGaccgggagagagagagagaccgagaccgGGACCGGGAAAGGAGCTCAGACCGTAATAAAGATCGGAGTCGATCCCG AGAGAAGAGCAGAGACCGTGAACGAGAacgggaaagggaaagagagagagaacgggAGCGTGAGCGGGAAAGAGAacgggaaagggaaagagagagagaacgggaacgagagagagaaaaagacaagaaaagagaccgagaagaggatgaagaagatgCTTATGAACGGCGAAAGCTAGAGAGAAAATTACGGGAGAAGGAAGCTGCTTATCAAGAG CGACTTAAGAATTGGGAGATCAGAGAACGGAAGAAAACTAGAGAATATGAAAAAGAGgctgaaagagaagaagagagacgACGAGAAATG GCAAAAGAAGCCAAACGGCTAAAAGAATTCTTGGAGGATTATGATGATGACAGAGATGATCCTAAATATTATAG GGGTAGTGCACTTCAGAAAAGACTGCGTgacagggagaaagaaatggaagcagatgAACgagataggaagagagaaaaggaggagttagaagaaataaGACAGCGTCTTCTGGCAGAAGGACATCCAGACCCAGATGCAGAACTCCAAAGA ATGGAACAAGAAGCTGAAAGGCGCAGGCAACCACAAATAAAGCAGGAGCCAGAgtctgaggaagaggaagaagagaagcaagagaaagaagaaaaacgaGAAGAGCCcatagaagaagaggaggagccaGAGCAAAAACCTTGTCTTAAACCAACCTTGAGGCCCATCAGCTCAGCCCCATCAGTTTCATCTGCTAGTGGCAATGCAACCCCCAATACTCCTGGGGATGAATCTCCCTGTGGCATTATCATCCCCCATGAAAACTCACCAGATCAACAGCAACCTGAGGAACACAGGCCAAAAATAGGATTAAGTCTTAAACTGG GTGCTTCCAATAGTCCTGGCCAACCCAATGCTGTAAAGAGAAAGAAGCTCCCTGTGGATAGTGTCTTCAACAAATTTGAGGATGAAGACAGTGATGATGTACCCCGGAAAAGGAAACTGGTTCCTTTAGATTATGGTGAAGATGATAAAAGTTCCACGAAAGGCACTGTTAACACAGAAGAAAAGCGCAAACATATCAAAAGTCTCATTGAGAAAATCCCGACGGCTAAACCTGAGCTCTTTGCATATCCCCTTGATTGGTCTATTGTAGATTCT ACATTAATGGAACGCCGAATTAGACCATGGATTAATAAGAAAATCATAGAATATATAGGTGAAGAAGAAGCCACGTTAGTTGATTTTGTTTGTTCTAAG gtTATGGCCCATAGTTCACCACAAAGTATATTAGATGATGTTGCCATG GTACTAGATGAAGAAGCAGAAGTTTTTATAGTCAAAATGTGGAGATTATTGATATATGAAACAGAAGCCAAGAAAATTGGTCTTGTGAagtaa
- the RBM25 gene encoding RNA-binding protein 25 isoform X2 yields the protein MSFPPHLNRPPMGIPALPPGIPPPQFPGFPPPVPPGTPMIPVPMSIMTPAPTVLVPTVSMVGKHLGARKDHPGLKNKENDENSGPTTTVFVGNISEKASDMLIRQLLAKCGLVLSWKRVQGASGKLQAFGFCEYKEPESTLRALRLLHDLQIGEKKLLVKVDAKTKAQLDEWKAKRKASNGVGDFSEFALFPKNARPETTNDEDEALDEETKRRDQIIKGAIEVLIREYSSELNAPSQESDSHPRKKKKEKKEDIFRRFPVAPLIPYPLITKEDINAIEMEEDKRDLISREISKFRDTHKKLEEEKGKKEKERQEIEKERRERERERERERERREREREREREREREKEKERERERERDRDRDRTKERDRDRERERDRDRDRERSSDRNKDRSRSREKSRDREREREREREREREREREREREREREREREREREKDKKRDREEDEEDAYERRKLERKLREKEAAYQERLKNWEIRERKKTREYEKEAEREEERRREMAKEAKRLKEFLEDYDDDRDDPKYYRGSALQKRLRDREKEMEADERDRKREKEELEEIRQRLLAEGHPDPDAELQRMEQEAERRRQPQIKQEPESEEEEEEKQEKEEKREEPIEEEEEPEQKPCLKPTLRPISSAPSVSSASGNATPNTPGDESPCGIIIPHENSPDQQQPEEHRPKIGLSLKLGASNSPGQPNAVKRKKLPVDSVFNKFEDEDSDDVPRKRKLVPLDYGEDDKSSTKGTVNTEEKRKHIKSLIEKIPTAKPELFAYPLDWSIVDSTLMERRIRPWINKKIIEYIGEEEATLVDFVCSKVMAHSSPQSILDDVAMVLDEEAEVFIVKMWRLLIYETEAKKIGLVK from the exons ggACCCCAATGATTCCTGTACCAATGAGCATTATGACTCCTGCTCCAACT gtTTTAGTGCCCACTGTGTCCATGGTTGGAAAGCATTTGGGAGCCAGAAAAGACCATCCAGGCCTAAAGAACAAAGAGAATGATGAAAACAGTGGGCCCACGACTACAGTTTTTGTGGGCAACATTTCTGAGAAAGCCTCTGACATGCTAATTAGGCAGCTCCTAGCC AAATGTGGTTTAGTTTTGAGCTGGAAAAGAGTTCAAGGTGCATCTGGAAAACTTCAAG CCTTTGGGTTCTGTGAATATAAAGAACCTGAATCTACCCTCCGTGCTCTTCGGTTATTGCATGATCTTCAGATTGGTGAGAAGAAGCTCTTAGTTAAAGTTGATGCGAAGACTAAGGCACAGTTAGATGAATGGAAAGCGAAGAGGAAAGCGTCCAATGGG gtTGGTGATTTTTCTGAATTTGCCTTGTTTCCCAAGAATGCCAGGCCAGAGACTACAAATGATGAGGATGAAGCcttagatgaagaaacaaaaagaagagatCAGATCATTAAAGGGGCCATTGAAGTGTTAATACGGGAATACTCCAGCGAGCTCAATGCCCCCTCCCAGGAATCTGACTCTCAccccaggaagaagaaaaaggaaaagaaggaggac ATTTTCCGCAGATTTCCAGTGGCCCCACTGATCCCTTATCCACTCATCACCAAG GAAGACATAAACGCTATAGAAATGGAAGAAGACAAAAGAGACCTGATATCACGAGAGATCAGTAAATTCAGAGACACACACAAG AaactggaagaagagaaaggcaaaaaggagaaagagagacaggaaattgagaaagaacggagagaaagagagagggaacgTGAAAGGGAACGAGAAAGGCGAGAACGGGAacgagaaagggaaagagaacgTGAacgagaaaaggagaaggaacgGGAGCGGGAACGAGAGCGGGATAGGGACCGAGACCGGACCAAGGAGAGAGACCGAGaccgggagagagagagagaccgagaccgGGACCGGGAAAGGAGCTCAGACCGTAATAAAGATCGGAGTCGATCCCG AGAGAAGAGCAGAGACCGTGAACGAGAacgggaaagggaaagagagagagaacgggAGCGTGAGCGGGAAAGAGAacgggaaagggaaagagagagagaacgggaacgagagagagaaaaagacaagaaaagagaccgagaagaggatgaagaagatgCTTATGAACGGCGAAAGCTAGAGAGAAAATTACGGGAGAAGGAAGCTGCTTATCAAGAG CGACTTAAGAATTGGGAGATCAGAGAACGGAAGAAAACTAGAGAATATGAAAAAGAGgctgaaagagaagaagagagacgACGAGAAATG GCAAAAGAAGCCAAACGGCTAAAAGAATTCTTGGAGGATTATGATGATGACAGAGATGATCCTAAATATTATAG GGGTAGTGCACTTCAGAAAAGACTGCGTgacagggagaaagaaatggaagcagatgAACgagataggaagagagaaaaggaggagttagaagaaataaGACAGCGTCTTCTGGCAGAAGGACATCCAGACCCAGATGCAGAACTCCAAAGA ATGGAACAAGAAGCTGAAAGGCGCAGGCAACCACAAATAAAGCAGGAGCCAGAgtctgaggaagaggaagaagagaagcaagagaaagaagaaaaacgaGAAGAGCCcatagaagaagaggaggagccaGAGCAAAAACCTTGTCTTAAACCAACCTTGAGGCCCATCAGCTCAGCCCCATCAGTTTCATCTGCTAGTGGCAATGCAACCCCCAATACTCCTGGGGATGAATCTCCCTGTGGCATTATCATCCCCCATGAAAACTCACCAGATCAACAGCAACCTGAGGAACACAGGCCAAAAATAGGATTAAGTCTTAAACTGG GTGCTTCCAATAGTCCTGGCCAACCCAATGCTGTAAAGAGAAAGAAGCTCCCTGTGGATAGTGTCTTCAACAAATTTGAGGATGAAGACAGTGATGATGTACCCCGGAAAAGGAAACTGGTTCCTTTAGATTATGGTGAAGATGATAAAAGTTCCACGAAAGGCACTGTTAACACAGAAGAAAAGCGCAAACATATCAAAAGTCTCATTGAGAAAATCCCGACGGCTAAACCTGAGCTCTTTGCATATCCCCTTGATTGGTCTATTGTAGATTCT ACATTAATGGAACGCCGAATTAGACCATGGATTAATAAGAAAATCATAGAATATATAGGTGAAGAAGAAGCCACGTTAGTTGATTTTGTTTGTTCTAAG gtTATGGCCCATAGTTCACCACAAAGTATATTAGATGATGTTGCCATG GTACTAGATGAAGAAGCAGAAGTTTTTATAGTCAAAATGTGGAGATTATTGATATATGAAACAGAAGCCAAGAAAATTGGTCTTGTGAagtaa
- the RBM25 gene encoding RNA-binding protein 25 isoform X3 — translation MISPVRMSFPPHLNRPPMGIPALPPGIPPPQFPGFPPPVPPGTPMIPVPMSIMTPAPTVLVPTVSMVGKHLGARKDHPGLKNKENDENSGPTTTVFVGNISEKASDMLIRQLLAKCGLVLSWKRVQGASGKLQAFGFCEYKEPESTLRALRLLHDLQIGEKKLLVKVDAKTKAQLDEWKAKRKASNGNARPETTNDEDEALDEETKRRDQIIKGAIEVLIREYSSELNAPSQESDSHPRKKKKEKKEDIFRRFPVAPLIPYPLITKEDINAIEMEEDKRDLISREISKFRDTHKKLEEEKGKKEKERQEIEKERRERERERERERERREREREREREREREKEKERERERERDRDRDRTKERDRDRERERDRDRDRERSSDRNKDRSRSREKSRDREREREREREREREREREREREREREREREREREKDKKRDREEDEEDAYERRKLERKLREKEAAYQERLKNWEIRERKKTREYEKEAEREEERRREMAKEAKRLKEFLEDYDDDRDDPKYYRGSALQKRLRDREKEMEADERDRKREKEELEEIRQRLLAEGHPDPDAELQRMEQEAERRRQPQIKQEPESEEEEEEKQEKEEKREEPIEEEEEPEQKPCLKPTLRPISSAPSVSSASGNATPNTPGDESPCGIIIPHENSPDQQQPEEHRPKIGLSLKLGASNSPGQPNAVKRKKLPVDSVFNKFEDEDSDDVPRKRKLVPLDYGEDDKSSTKGTVNTEEKRKHIKSLIEKIPTAKPELFAYPLDWSIVDSTLMERRIRPWINKKIIEYIGEEEATLVDFVCSKVMAHSSPQSILDDVAMVLDEEAEVFIVKMWRLLIYETEAKKIGLVK, via the exons ggACCCCAATGATTCCTGTACCAATGAGCATTATGACTCCTGCTCCAACT gtTTTAGTGCCCACTGTGTCCATGGTTGGAAAGCATTTGGGAGCCAGAAAAGACCATCCAGGCCTAAAGAACAAAGAGAATGATGAAAACAGTGGGCCCACGACTACAGTTTTTGTGGGCAACATTTCTGAGAAAGCCTCTGACATGCTAATTAGGCAGCTCCTAGCC AAATGTGGTTTAGTTTTGAGCTGGAAAAGAGTTCAAGGTGCATCTGGAAAACTTCAAG CCTTTGGGTTCTGTGAATATAAAGAACCTGAATCTACCCTCCGTGCTCTTCGGTTATTGCATGATCTTCAGATTGGTGAGAAGAAGCTCTTAGTTAAAGTTGATGCGAAGACTAAGGCACAGTTAGATGAATGGAAAGCGAAGAGGAAAGCGTCCAATGGG AATGCCAGGCCAGAGACTACAAATGATGAGGATGAAGCcttagatgaagaaacaaaaagaagagatCAGATCATTAAAGGGGCCATTGAAGTGTTAATACGGGAATACTCCAGCGAGCTCAATGCCCCCTCCCAGGAATCTGACTCTCAccccaggaagaagaaaaaggaaaagaaggaggac ATTTTCCGCAGATTTCCAGTGGCCCCACTGATCCCTTATCCACTCATCACCAAG GAAGACATAAACGCTATAGAAATGGAAGAAGACAAAAGAGACCTGATATCACGAGAGATCAGTAAATTCAGAGACACACACAAG AaactggaagaagagaaaggcaaaaaggagaaagagagacaggaaattgagaaagaacggagagaaagagagagggaacgTGAAAGGGAACGAGAAAGGCGAGAACGGGAacgagaaagggaaagagaacgTGAacgagaaaaggagaaggaacgGGAGCGGGAACGAGAGCGGGATAGGGACCGAGACCGGACCAAGGAGAGAGACCGAGaccgggagagagagagagaccgagaccgGGACCGGGAAAGGAGCTCAGACCGTAATAAAGATCGGAGTCGATCCCG AGAGAAGAGCAGAGACCGTGAACGAGAacgggaaagggaaagagagagagaacgggAGCGTGAGCGGGAAAGAGAacgggaaagggaaagagagagagaacgggaacgagagagagaaaaagacaagaaaagagaccgagaagaggatgaagaagatgCTTATGAACGGCGAAAGCTAGAGAGAAAATTACGGGAGAAGGAAGCTGCTTATCAAGAG CGACTTAAGAATTGGGAGATCAGAGAACGGAAGAAAACTAGAGAATATGAAAAAGAGgctgaaagagaagaagagagacgACGAGAAATG GCAAAAGAAGCCAAACGGCTAAAAGAATTCTTGGAGGATTATGATGATGACAGAGATGATCCTAAATATTATAG GGGTAGTGCACTTCAGAAAAGACTGCGTgacagggagaaagaaatggaagcagatgAACgagataggaagagagaaaaggaggagttagaagaaataaGACAGCGTCTTCTGGCAGAAGGACATCCAGACCCAGATGCAGAACTCCAAAGA ATGGAACAAGAAGCTGAAAGGCGCAGGCAACCACAAATAAAGCAGGAGCCAGAgtctgaggaagaggaagaagagaagcaagagaaagaagaaaaacgaGAAGAGCCcatagaagaagaggaggagccaGAGCAAAAACCTTGTCTTAAACCAACCTTGAGGCCCATCAGCTCAGCCCCATCAGTTTCATCTGCTAGTGGCAATGCAACCCCCAATACTCCTGGGGATGAATCTCCCTGTGGCATTATCATCCCCCATGAAAACTCACCAGATCAACAGCAACCTGAGGAACACAGGCCAAAAATAGGATTAAGTCTTAAACTGG GTGCTTCCAATAGTCCTGGCCAACCCAATGCTGTAAAGAGAAAGAAGCTCCCTGTGGATAGTGTCTTCAACAAATTTGAGGATGAAGACAGTGATGATGTACCCCGGAAAAGGAAACTGGTTCCTTTAGATTATGGTGAAGATGATAAAAGTTCCACGAAAGGCACTGTTAACACAGAAGAAAAGCGCAAACATATCAAAAGTCTCATTGAGAAAATCCCGACGGCTAAACCTGAGCTCTTTGCATATCCCCTTGATTGGTCTATTGTAGATTCT ACATTAATGGAACGCCGAATTAGACCATGGATTAATAAGAAAATCATAGAATATATAGGTGAAGAAGAAGCCACGTTAGTTGATTTTGTTTGTTCTAAG gtTATGGCCCATAGTTCACCACAAAGTATATTAGATGATGTTGCCATG GTACTAGATGAAGAAGCAGAAGTTTTTATAGTCAAAATGTGGAGATTATTGATATATGAAACAGAAGCCAAGAAAATTGGTCTTGTGAagtaa